A DNA window from Callospermophilus lateralis isolate mCalLat2 chromosome X, mCalLat2.hap1, whole genome shotgun sequence contains the following coding sequences:
- the Gpr174 gene encoding putative G-protein coupled receptor 174, giving the protein MLANDTCNRTNGDNTDFRYFIYAVTYTVILVPGLIGNILALWVFYGYMKETKRAVIFMINLAIADLLQVLSLPLRIFYYLNHDWPFGPGLCMFCFYLKYVNMYASIYFLVCISVRRFWFLMYPFRFNDCKQKYDLYISIAGWLIICLACLLFPLLRTSDDTPGNRTKCFVDLPTRNVNLAQSVAMMTVGELVGFITPLLIVLYCSWKTALSLQDKYPVAQDLGEKKKALKMILTCAGVFLICFAPYHFSFPLDFLVKSNEIKSCLARRVILIFHSVALCLASLNSCLDPVIYYFTTNEFRRRLSRQDLHDSIQLHTKSFVSNHTNSTIATELC; this is encoded by the coding sequence ATGCTTGCTAATGACACATGTAACAGGACAAATGGAGACAACACAGATTTTCGGTACTTCATCTATGCAGTGACATACACTGTCATTCTTGTGCCAGGTCTTATAGGGAACATATTAGCCTTGTGGGTATTTTATGGTTATATGAAAGAAACAAAACGGGCTGTAATATTTATGATAAACCTAGCCATTGCTGACCTATTACAAGTTCTTTCCCTACCACTGAGGATATTTTATTACTTGAACCATGACTGGCCATTTGGACCTGGACTCTGTATGTTCTGTTTCTACCTAAAGTATGTCAATATGTATGCAAGCATCTACTTCTTGGTTTGCATCAGTGTGCGAAGATTTTGGTTTCTCATGTACCCATTTCGCTTTAATGACTGCAAACAGAAATATGACTTATATATCAGTATTGCTGGCTGGCTGATCATCTGCCTTGCCTGTCTACTATTCCCACTCCTCAGAACCAGTGATGACACCCCAGGCAACAGAACCAAATGTTTCGTGGACCTTCCTACCAGGAATGTCAATCTGGCCCAGTCTGTTGCCATGATGACTGTTGGAGAATTGGTTGGGTTTATTACTCCTCTTCTGATTGTCCTGTATTGTTCCTGGAAGACAGCTTTATCACTGCAAGATAAGTATCCTGTTGCTCAAGACcttggagagaaaaagaaagcctTGAAGATGATTCTAACCTGTGCAGGGGTATTTCTAATTTGCTTTGCACCTTATCACTTCAGTTTTCCTTTAGATTTCCTGGTCAAGTCCAATGAAATTAAAAGTTGCCTAGCCAGAAGAGTGATTTTAATATTTCATTCTGTGGCTTTGTGTCTTGCTAGTCTAAATTCCTGCCTTGACCCAGTCATATACTATTTCACCACTAATGAGTTCAGAAGACGTCTTTCAAGACAAGATTTACATGATAGCATCCAACTCCATACAAAATCCTTTGTGAGTAACCATACCAATTCTACCATAGCAACTGAATTATGCTAA